The following proteins are co-located in the Imtechella halotolerans genome:
- a CDS encoding TonB-dependent receptor, with protein sequence MRTILLFVALVCGAFMYGQTQVSGVVVDQNNIPVPGANLLVEGTNEGAVTDFDGNFSLKTNVKPPFKLLVSSIGFSNTTVSVTSNNQKLKITLKEQQTQLDEIVISASRTPERLFESPVTVERFGLKEIKNTASADFYDGLENLKGVDINTNSLTFKAINTRGFATFANTRFMQLVDGMDNSTPALNFPIGNLVGMNEVDVQSVELLPGAASALYGANAFNGILFMRSKSPFDHTGISAYYKQGITSQDAAGDNTYRDLGIRVAHKFSDKFAAKVNFGWLKGTDWMAANYQGKPGTGANRDALGYDGYNVYGDEVSTNIRAASGGLGLVPDVVVSRTGYNERDLTDYNAESVKADWGLYFRPWANDFEIQYVGKVGTGTTIYQGTNRYNIDGFTQQQHKLELKNDNFFLRGYVVADSAGDSYDMVFTGININRSWKSDQQWFGEYIQTYVAQTLGGANDASAHAVARAVAETGRIQPGTPEFKAAFNKVISDPDFGTGSKFQDASKYYHADGNYNFSHLWDDIEVQVGGSYRRYSLNSFGTIYTDYDGNIDYTEFGAYTQLQKELELSDNIKLKLTGSIRYDKSEFFDGFLSPRISTGFTINNNHNIRGSFQTGFRNPTTQDLFIGLDAGRAILVGSAPENLDRYVRTYNVSASGQINYGQPATIEQSGGAAYNNSYTAASATAFAASENPADLQVANPGLVQPEKVTSYEIGYRGKLNKTTVDMSIYYNKYQDFISGELVLAPLYGQAGDNGLSIAAIANGDYKVYQTYNNSDADIDSYGGSIGISTKVLGNFDLSGNYTYTKQEFDQSKHPGFRTNFNTPEHKVKVGFGNTELFKNFGFNLAWRWSDTYYWQATFGDGTIPAYHTMDAQINYSLPKLKSTFKVGATNVLGEDYFTAIGTGYIGSMYYVSWTINNL encoded by the coding sequence ATGAGAACAATATTACTTTTTGTGGCACTGGTATGCGGTGCTTTTATGTATGGCCAAACGCAAGTATCCGGTGTGGTAGTTGATCAAAACAACATACCTGTACCTGGAGCTAATCTTTTGGTAGAAGGAACCAATGAGGGCGCCGTTACTGACTTTGACGGAAATTTCAGCCTAAAAACCAACGTAAAACCACCATTTAAACTACTTGTTTCAAGTATTGGTTTTTCGAATACCACGGTTTCAGTGACAAGCAATAATCAAAAACTTAAAATCACATTAAAAGAACAACAAACCCAATTAGATGAAATTGTAATTTCAGCGTCTAGAACACCTGAAAGACTTTTTGAATCTCCTGTAACAGTAGAACGTTTTGGATTAAAAGAAATCAAAAACACAGCATCTGCTGACTTTTATGATGGCCTTGAAAATCTTAAAGGCGTAGATATTAACACGAACAGTTTAACTTTCAAAGCAATAAATACTCGTGGATTTGCGACTTTCGCTAATACAAGGTTTATGCAGCTTGTTGACGGAATGGACAATTCAACACCAGCTCTTAATTTTCCCATTGGGAACCTAGTTGGAATGAATGAAGTTGATGTTCAGAGTGTTGAATTACTTCCTGGAGCCGCCTCGGCTTTATACGGTGCAAATGCATTCAACGGAATCCTTTTCATGAGAAGTAAAAGTCCTTTTGACCATACAGGAATTAGCGCATATTACAAGCAAGGTATTACATCTCAAGATGCTGCAGGTGACAATACCTACAGAGACCTAGGAATTAGAGTAGCACATAAATTCAGTGATAAATTTGCTGCAAAGGTTAACTTTGGATGGCTCAAGGGCACTGATTGGATGGCTGCTAACTACCAAGGAAAACCTGGAACAGGAGCAAACAGAGATGCTTTAGGATATGATGGTTACAATGTATATGGTGACGAAGTCTCTACCAACATAAGAGCAGCATCTGGAGGATTAGGTCTTGTACCTGATGTAGTGGTGAGCAGAACTGGTTATAACGAACGTGATTTAACGGATTACAATGCAGAAAGTGTAAAAGCAGACTGGGGACTTTACTTCCGCCCATGGGCAAATGATTTTGAAATTCAATACGTCGGAAAAGTAGGAACAGGTACAACTATTTATCAAGGTACAAATAGATACAACATTGATGGGTTTACCCAGCAACAACATAAGCTAGAATTAAAAAATGACAATTTCTTTTTAAGAGGATATGTTGTAGCGGATTCTGCAGGTGATTCTTACGACATGGTTTTCACTGGTATTAACATCAATCGTTCTTGGAAAAGTGACCAACAGTGGTTTGGAGAATACATTCAAACTTACGTTGCTCAAACACTTGGAGGAGCCAATGATGCTAGTGCACATGCCGTTGCAAGAGCTGTAGCTGAAACAGGAAGAATTCAACCTGGAACACCTGAATTTAAAGCAGCTTTCAATAAAGTAATTAGTGATCCCGATTTTGGGACAGGTTCGAAATTTCAAGATGCTTCAAAATATTACCATGCAGATGGTAACTATAACTTCAGTCATCTTTGGGATGATATAGAAGTACAGGTTGGAGGATCATATAGAAGATATAGCTTGAACTCTTTTGGGACTATTTATACTGATTATGATGGCAATATAGACTACACAGAATTTGGAGCTTATACTCAACTTCAAAAGGAATTAGAACTTAGCGATAATATAAAATTAAAACTTACAGGATCTATTCGCTATGATAAATCAGAATTCTTCGACGGATTCCTTTCTCCTAGAATTTCTACAGGATTTACAATTAACAACAATCATAATATTAGAGGATCATTCCAAACAGGATTCAGAAACCCTACTACCCAAGATTTATTTATAGGTCTTGATGCTGGTAGAGCAATCCTAGTTGGTTCAGCACCAGAAAATCTAGATCGTTATGTACGAACATATAATGTAAGTGCTTCGGGACAAATAAATTACGGACAACCTGCCACTATTGAGCAATCAGGAGGTGCCGCATACAACAATTCCTACACAGCTGCATCGGCAACAGCTTTTGCCGCTTCAGAGAATCCAGCTGATCTTCAAGTCGCTAATCCTGGGTTAGTACAACCTGAAAAAGTAACTTCCTATGAAATAGGATATAGAGGAAAACTAAACAAGACTACCGTAGACATGAGTATTTATTACAATAAATACCAAGACTTTATATCCGGGGAACTTGTCCTTGCTCCTTTATACGGACAAGCTGGTGACAACGGTCTTTCCATTGCCGCTATTGCCAATGGTGACTATAAAGTATATCAGACCTACAACAATTCAGACGCTGATATTGATAGCTATGGTGGTTCAATAGGTATTTCAACCAAAGTTCTTGGCAACTTTGATTTGAGCGGTAACTATACTTATACTAAACAAGAATTTGATCAATCTAAACACCCAGGCTTTAGAACAAACTTTAACACACCTGAACACAAGGTAAAAGTTGGATTCGGAAATACAGAACTATTTAAGAATTTTGGTTTTAACTTAGCTTGGAGATGGAGCGACACTTACTACTGGCAAGCAACTTTTGGAGACGGCACAATACCAGCCTATCACACAATGGATGCACAAATAAATTATTCGCTTCCTAAATTAAAATCAACCTTTAAAGTAGGAGCAACAAATGTTTTAGGTGAAGATTATTTCACCGCTATTGGTACTGGCTATATAGGTTCTATGTACTATGTTTCTTGGACAATTAATAACTTATAA
- the atpD gene encoding F0F1 ATP synthase subunit beta → MSQVTGKVAQIIGPVVDVAFASGVELPKIYDSLEIAKEDGSKLVLEVQSHIGEDTVRAISMDSTDGLSRGVEVIATGSPIQMPIGSDVYGRLFNVMGDAIDGLGNLPKAGDNGLPIHRSAPKFEDLSTSTEVLFTGIKVIDLIEPYAKGGKIGLFGGAGVGKTVLIQELINNIAKGHGGLSVFAGVGERTREGNDLLREMLESGIIKYGDDFMHSMENGGWDLSKVDKETMKESKATFVFGQMNEPPGARARVALSGLTIAEYFRDGAGDSQGKDVLFFVDNIFRFTQAGSEVSALLGRMPSAVGYQPTLATEMGAMQERITSTKRGSITSVQAVYVPADDLTDPAPATTFAHLDATTVLSRKIAELGIYPAVDPLDSTSRILTPEILGKEHYGCAQRVKELLQRYKELQDIIAILGMEELSEEDKLAVSRARRVQRFLSQPFHVAEQFTGIPGVLVDIKDTIKGFNMIMNGELDHLPEAAFNLKGTIEEAIEAGEKMLAEA, encoded by the coding sequence ATGTCTCAAGTAACAGGTAAAGTTGCACAGATTATTGGTCCGGTAGTAGACGTAGCGTTTGCTTCGGGTGTTGAACTTCCCAAAATTTACGACTCATTAGAAATTGCTAAGGAAGATGGTTCTAAGTTGGTTCTAGAGGTACAATCTCATATTGGAGAAGATACCGTAAGAGCCATCTCTATGGATTCTACAGACGGATTAAGTAGAGGTGTTGAGGTTATCGCCACAGGTAGCCCTATCCAAATGCCAATCGGTTCTGATGTATACGGACGCTTATTTAACGTAATGGGTGATGCTATTGACGGACTAGGTAACTTACCAAAAGCTGGAGATAATGGACTTCCTATTCACAGATCAGCTCCAAAATTTGAAGACTTATCAACTTCAACAGAAGTACTTTTTACAGGTATTAAGGTAATTGATCTTATTGAACCTTACGCAAAAGGAGGTAAAATTGGTCTTTTCGGAGGTGCAGGTGTAGGTAAAACTGTATTAATACAGGAATTAATTAACAATATTGCAAAAGGTCACGGTGGTCTATCTGTATTTGCAGGCGTAGGTGAAAGAACTCGTGAAGGGAATGACCTTTTAAGAGAAATGTTAGAATCAGGGATTATTAAATATGGTGATGATTTCATGCACTCTATGGAAAATGGTGGATGGGATCTTTCAAAGGTTGACAAAGAAACCATGAAAGAATCAAAGGCTACCTTTGTATTCGGACAGATGAATGAACCTCCTGGAGCTCGTGCACGTGTAGCACTTTCAGGTTTGACTATTGCTGAGTATTTCCGTGATGGAGCTGGAGATAGTCAAGGAAAAGACGTTCTTTTCTTCGTTGATAATATCTTCCGTTTTACACAGGCAGGTTCTGAGGTATCAGCACTACTTGGTCGTATGCCTTCTGCAGTAGGTTACCAACCAACTCTTGCAACAGAAATGGGAGCTATGCAAGAACGTATTACTTCAACAAAAAGAGGATCTATTACATCAGTACAAGCAGTTTATGTACCTGCGGATGACTTGACCGACCCTGCTCCTGCAACGACATTTGCTCACTTAGATGCAACTACAGTATTATCGCGTAAAATTGCAGAGTTAGGAATTTATCCAGCAGTGGACCCTTTAGATTCTACTTCTCGAATCCTTACCCCTGAAATATTAGGGAAAGAGCATTACGGTTGTGCTCAACGTGTAAAAGAGCTTCTACAACGCTATAAAGAGCTTCAAGACATTATTGCAATCTTAGGTATGGAAGAATTATCTGAAGAAGATAAGCTTGCAGTATCACGCGCACGTCGTGTACAACGTTTCTTATCACAACCGTTCCACGTAGCAGAGCAGTTTACAGGTATTCCGGGAGTATTAGTAGACATCAAAGACACAATCAAAGGATTCAATATGATCATGAATGGTGAATTAGATCATCTTCCTGAAGCTGCCTTCAACCTTAAAGGAACCATTGAAGAAGCAATTGAAGCCGGAGAAAAAATGTTAGCAGAAGCATAA
- a CDS encoding lipase encodes MNFKTKYIWLTALCFTFAACNDDDTPNEVDNQLPELTAGQADFSTYVAVGTSFSSGFTDNALFITAQLNSFPSILSQQFGLVGGGSFSQPLMNDNIGGFLVQGNVASSPRLIFNGTAPVILPATPTTEITTPVAGPFNNYGIPGIKSFHLGIPGYGSLNPYFGRMASSATATVIGDAVARNATFFTFSEIGGNDVLAYATSGGTGVDQTGNPNPLTYGSSDITDPTIFAQSYTTAIDALTANGAKGVVTSVPYITGLSHFTTVPFNPLSANDPAFGPQIPTLNMIYGALNQIFVGLNQPNRVITFSQSGNSALVIHDEDLPNISVQITTALNNSPTFPAFIAQFGVPAQASGLVAQLLGNMYGQSRQATAEDLFVLPSSSIIGKVNPQASTALQNQGLSKALADQFSVEGVTLPMADKWVLVASERDAIKTATDKYNQTIATVAQNKGLAFADLKSVLDQASSVGYGDGDFIFTTKLVTGGLVSLDGVHLTSRGYAAMANAILKAIDEKYGSNFEDSGNLVNVGNYPTNYSPLLR; translated from the coding sequence ATGAATTTTAAAACAAAATATATTTGGCTAACCGCCCTTTGTTTCACTTTTGCTGCGTGTAATGATGACGACACACCAAATGAAGTTGACAACCAATTACCAGAACTAACCGCGGGACAGGCTGACTTTTCTACCTATGTTGCCGTTGGAACTTCATTCTCCTCGGGCTTTACAGATAATGCCTTATTTATAACAGCCCAATTAAATTCATTCCCAAGTATACTTTCTCAGCAGTTTGGATTAGTTGGTGGTGGTAGTTTTTCACAACCCCTAATGAATGACAATATAGGAGGCTTCCTGGTTCAAGGTAATGTTGCATCAAGTCCACGTCTTATTTTTAATGGAACAGCTCCTGTAATTCTACCAGCTACTCCAACAACTGAAATAACAACTCCTGTTGCAGGTCCGTTCAACAACTACGGAATCCCAGGAATTAAAAGTTTTCATTTAGGTATTCCAGGTTACGGATCCCTTAACCCATATTTTGGTAGAATGGCATCTTCTGCTACTGCAACCGTAATTGGTGACGCAGTAGCCCGTAACGCAACTTTTTTTACCTTCTCCGAAATAGGAGGAAATGATGTTTTGGCATATGCTACATCAGGAGGAACAGGAGTTGATCAAACAGGAAATCCAAACCCTCTAACCTATGGCAGTTCTGACATTACAGACCCAACTATTTTTGCTCAGAGCTATACAACAGCTATAGATGCCTTAACAGCTAATGGAGCAAAAGGCGTAGTAACCAGTGTTCCTTACATTACAGGTTTATCACATTTCACAACCGTACCATTTAACCCTTTGAGTGCGAATGATCCAGCTTTCGGACCACAAATTCCTACTCTAAACATGATTTATGGCGCACTGAATCAAATTTTTGTAGGACTCAATCAACCGAATCGAGTTATCACATTTTCTCAATCTGGAAACAGCGCACTAGTTATTCATGATGAAGATTTACCAAATATTTCAGTCCAAATCACTACAGCACTAAACAATAGCCCTACCTTTCCTGCATTTATTGCACAATTTGGAGTACCAGCTCAAGCATCAGGATTAGTTGCTCAATTATTAGGTAATATGTACGGTCAATCTAGACAAGCCACTGCAGAGGATTTATTTGTACTACCTAGTAGTTCAATTATTGGAAAGGTAAATCCACAAGCATCTACAGCACTACAGAACCAAGGATTAAGTAAGGCATTAGCTGATCAATTTTCAGTTGAAGGCGTTACGCTTCCAATGGCAGACAAATGGGTATTAGTTGCTAGTGAACGTGATGCTATCAAAACAGCCACTGATAAATACAATCAAACAATTGCAACAGTTGCACAAAATAAAGGGTTAGCATTTGCTGATTTGAAATCTGTTCTAGATCAAGCTTCTTCAGTAGGATATGGTGATGGAGATTTTATTTTCACCACTAAATTAGTTACTGGCGGACTAGTAAGCCTTGATGGTGTTCACTTAACCTCAAGAGGATATGCCGCAATGGCGAATGCCATATTAAAAGCAATTGATGAAAAATATGGTTCAAACTTTGAAGACTCAGGAAATTTGGTTAATGTAGGCAACTATCCCACCAATTATTCACCACTACTTCGATAA
- a CDS encoding F0F1 ATP synthase subunit epsilon, with translation MYLEIVSPEATLFKGEVSSVAVPGVNGEFQVLNNHAPIVSILSKGTVKIYGNITIGKEFSNYFSKGNNNETLLNISSGTIEMKDNKVIVLAD, from the coding sequence ATGTATTTAGAAATCGTTTCCCCCGAAGCCACTTTATTTAAAGGAGAAGTATCTTCGGTAGCCGTACCGGGAGTGAATGGTGAATTTCAAGTTCTGAACAATCACGCCCCTATCGTATCTATCCTTAGTAAAGGAACTGTAAAAATCTATGGTAATATTACCATTGGTAAAGAATTTTCCAATTACTTTTCAAAAGGGAATAATAACGAAACACTGTTGAATATCAGCAGCGGCACTATTGAAATGAAGGACAACAAAGTAATTGTTTTAGCAGACTAA